A stretch of the Melanotaenia boesemani isolate fMelBoe1 chromosome 24, fMelBoe1.pri, whole genome shotgun sequence genome encodes the following:
- the LOC121635149 gene encoding N-chimaerin, which yields MALNVFDHDEYRPPVWKSYLYQLQQEAPHPRRVTCTCEVENRPKYYGREYHGMISREDADQLLSQSEGSYLIRESQRQPGTYTLALRFGNQTRNFRLYHDGKHFVGEKRFESIHDLVTDGLITLYIETKAAEYIAKMTINPIYEHVGYTTLNQEPTLKKHLPHSPETPDGPAPIKNDCSTEERLTSLVRRATLRESDLAPKYEKVHNFKVHTFRGPHWCEYCANFMWGLIAQGVKCADCGLNVHKQCSKVVPNDCQPDLRHVKKVYSCDLTTLVKAHNTKRPMVVDMCIQEIEARGLQSEGLYRISGFSELIEDVKLAFDRDGEKADISSNAYEDINIITGALKLYFRELPIPLITYDAYPRFIEAAKITDPEKRLESLHEALKLLPPAHCETLRYLMAHLKRVTQYEKDNLMSSENLGIVFGPTLMRAPGLDAMTALNDIRYQRLVVETLIKNEDVLF from the exons ATGGCCTTAAATGTCTTTG ATCATGATGAATACAGGCCACCAGTGTGGAAGTCCTATT TGTACCAGCTCCAACAGGAGGCGCCTCACCCACGCAGAGTCACCTGCACCTGTGAG GTGGAAAACAGACCTAAATACTATGGGAGAGA GTACCATGGGATGATTTCAAGGGAGGATGCTGACCAGTTACTGAGTCAGTCCGAAGGCAGCTACCTCATCAGAGAGAGTCAGAGACAGCCAGGAACGTACACACTGGCTCTAAG GTTTGGGAACCAGACGAGAAACTTTCGTCTCTATCATGATGGGAAACACTTTGTCGGAGAGAAGAGGTTTGAGTCCATCCATGACCTGGTGACCGACGGCCTTATCACACTCTATATTGAGacgaag GCAGCAGAGTACATTGCTAAGATGACCATAAACCCGATCTACGAGCATGTAGGCTACACCACACTCAACCAGGAGCCCACCCTGAAAAAGCACCTGCCGCACAGCCCGGAAACACCCGATGGACCCGCCCCCATCAAAAATGACTGCAGTACAGAGGAGAGG CTCACATCGCTGGTGCGACGGGCCACTTTGAGGGAAAGCGACCTGGCACCCAAGTACGAGAAGGTTCACAACTTCAAG GTTCATACATTCAGGGGTCCCCACTGGTGCGAGTACTGTGCCAACTTCATGTGGGGTCTCATCGCTCAGGGAGTGAAATGTGCAG ACTGTGGCCTGAACGTTCATAAGCAGTGCTCCAAAGTGGTACCGAACGACTGCCAGCCAGACCTTCGGCATGTGAAGAAGGTGTACAGCTGCGACCTGACCACGCTGGTTAAAGCCCACAACACCAAACGGCCGATGGTAGTTGACATGTGCATACAGGAAATCGAGGCTAGAG GTCTTCAGTCAGAGGGGTTGTATAGAATCTCCGGCTTCAGTGAGCTGATAGAGGATGTGAAGCTGGCCTTTGACAGAG atggagaaaaagcaGATATTTCCTCAAACGCTTACGAGGACATCAACATCATCACCGGAGCCCTGAAGCTTTACTTCAGAGAGCTGCCTATCCCCCTCATTACATACGATGCCTACCCTCGCTTCATAGAAGCTGCAA AAATTACAGACCCAGAAAAACGACTGGAGTCTCTCCATGAGGCCTTGAAATTGCTACCTCCAGCTCACTGCGAGACTCTGCGATACCTCATGGCTCATCTCAAAAG AGTCACCCAGTATGAGAAGGATAATCTCATGTCCAGTGAGAACCTGGGCATCGTCTTCGGCCCGACGCTGATGAGGGCCCCCGGGCTGGACGCAATGACGGCGCTCAACGACATCCGATACCAGAGACTGGTCGTGGAAACGCTCATCAAGAACGAAGACGTGTTGTTCTAA